The sequence CTCTCCCAGATTTTTGCCGATGATGTCTTTCTTGTTCCCTCCGATCATCGATGCAGCGACAGCATTGACGAGAGTTATATACCCTCCTTTATCGCTTACGATCACTCCGTCCTCCAGAATCTCGAGCATGGACGCAAGCTGCATTTGGCTCTCGTTTAATTTACGCACCATGCGGTGTTTATAGATTGCCGTCTCTATGGCCGTGTGCAGCTCCCTTTTCTGGAAAGGCTTGAGGAGGTAACCGAATGGCTCTTCTATGTTTGCCCGCTTTAAAGTCTTGGTGTCGGTATAGCCGGTAAGATATATAACCGGGATATCAAAAATGGTGCGGATTCGCTCAGCCGCCTCGATGCCGTCCATTTCTCCCTTGAGCACAATATCCATCAGCACCAGGTCGGGCTTGAGCTCTCCTGTTTTTTGAATAGCATCCTCACCCGAGGATACCACTGCCGGGACGTCGTATCCCAGGTTATTAAGGGTGAACTTTATATACTGAGCCAGGTTTTCTTCATCCTCGACGACTAATACTTTTTCGGTGGACATTTCGTTATCTCTCCTGCTTGCTCCTATGGCGTAATTCAAACTCCGGGTTAAATGTTGGCAAAAACGATGCCACATTCTCTATAATTAATCCGCCTTAATCACTACCTTTTTAGGCTAAATTTAAAATAGTCTTGCCTAGGGCATTAAAAACTTAACAAAATTTGTCAAATATTCCTTAAATTGAGAATGTCTATATTCGGTTAGTGGGGCAAGCTAAGGGCTCAAGGAAGTTAGTTGTTCCTCTCCCTTAGTAGGTGAAAAACCAGCACTATAACGTGCTTACACACCTCACCCTTCTGAAAGCTATCCCTACAGCCGCAGGTCTGGGCTCTTGGAGAGAGTGTAACCGGGAAATCGCTGCCTTCACTGGTGGTTACATACGCTTTGATTAGGTCTTCTTTTTCATCTATTATTTCTACTTTTGGAGTCTTGAAGGAAAATTCCTTTATGGCTTTCCCTATGGTCGCCTCCTTAGCACCGAGGAAAAAATGTAAGAGGTCGATTTTAGTGGATTCCGGTCGATTAACCATGGATTCAAAGGAATCCTTTACGGTCTGAATCAGTTGCTGGTTTGAGAAAGGTTTCTCCAGTAATCTATTACCGGTTGACCTCATGAAATCATTCGCGGCCGACGTGACGAATATGATTCTTTTGGCCAGGTCCTGGTTCAGTTCTTTTACCCGGAGATAGAATTCGTCTCCCATCATTCTTGGCATTGTAAAGTCAGAGATTATCACCTCGTAGCCATCGTGGTTAATCATCTCCAATCCTTCTACACCGTCTCTGGCGATTTCTACATTGAATCCCTCTCCCTCTAAAATCGCCTTTTCTAGATTGGCTACGGTTTCGTCATCCTCTACGATGAGAATCCTTTTAGTGCACATTATCTCCTCCCCTGAGCAAGAGATATTCTAACCGAATTATCCCCTGCCCTGTCTAGTGAGTTCAATTCAAACCGAGTTATTAATCGACTCAAAACTTAACATAATATACCAAAAATAAATAGAGATATTATTAGACCTTGGGCTGGAATACAATTACGCCCGAAGGAATACCGCATTAACCGGGCTAGGTCTCTTAAACAATCAGCTTATCTTTTTTGGGCTCCTGTCGAGCATTCGGCTTAGGTCCATATATTACCAAACTAAAGTCTTATGCATTTTGTCTGCACCGCGAAAAAACTCCCTGAGTCATTTATCGGTACCGTAAAAGGGGATAATTACCATACTTAGGCCGTGTTCCGTACTTTTTCTCCGGCTATTGCACTTTCCGAGGGAATTAGGCATTATGGATGCGGCTTTTTACTTTCGCCCGTAGTTCTAAATCCAAAAGAAGTAACTTTCTCGGCAGAGTTACTACCAAATAACCGATTTCTTGAAGGAGGGTGCTATGGAAAAGGAGCGCATGACCATTCTGATGGTTACCCCGAATAGAAAGGACGTAAGATCGATCACCGTGAGGCTCTTTCAG comes from Thermodesulfobacteriota bacterium and encodes:
- a CDS encoding response regulator: MCTKRILIVEDDETVANLEKAILEGEGFNVEIARDGVEGLEMINHDGYEVIISDFTMPRMMGDEFYLRVKELNQDLAKRIIFVTSAANDFMRSTGNRLLEKPFSNQQLIQTVKDSFESMVNRPESTKIDLLHFFLGAKEATIGKAIKEFSFKTPKVEIIDEKEDLIKAYVTTSEGSDFPVTLSPRAQTCGCRDSFQKGEVCKHVIVLVFHLLRERNN